In Terriglobia bacterium, the genomic stretch TTTCTGCTGTCCTCGAGTGCGGAGGCGCCGCAGCCCACCGGGCCGATGGTCGAAGTCACGGTGGCGCATGTCGCCGTGGGAGCTTTAACCTTGGCTGCCCTTCTGGTCTTGACGTTGCGCGTGTTCCGGGTGGTCTTGCCGCAGCGGCGACCGGTTGATGCGGCGGCTTTAGTGCGCAGTACATAACCATGGAGTCGTTCCAGTTCGTTTGAACCCCTTCTCCTCGATAGGTATCGCGTTGGCCTGCACAGGATGCAGGGATGGGAACCGGGAACAACTTGAAGAATTCGGTTTACTCGAATCCTATCGCTGTGGGGTTCGGGATCAAGGACGGCATCCCCTTGGCGCCGGTGTTTCGATTTTTTAGATTTGGATCAATAGATTTCAGGAGAGCTCATTGAGTACACCATCGATTGTTCTCGACAAGAAGCAACCCTTGCGGAGCCCGCTGCTCAAAATGGGCCGGTCCCGCAGCATCCTTCAAACGCTGACGGACTATTCTGAACTCACCAAGCCGAACATTACCTTCCTGGTGGTCCTGAGCAGCGCGGCAGGTTTCTGTCTGGGGACCGCCGGGCCGCTGAACTATCTGCGGCTCTTTCATCTGATGGCGGCCGTCGCGCTCCTTTCGAGCGGCATCGGCGCGCTGAATCAATATATGGAGCGGGACCTGGACGGACGGATGCGCCGGACCGAACAGCGTCCCCTCCCCACCGGGAAGATCTCGCCGTTGCCCGCTTTGTTGTTTGGGATGGGAATCACCGTGGCGGCCGAGGCGTACCTGGCTTTCGTCTTGAATCCACTGTCGGCACTGCTCGGGTTTCTCACGCTTACCACTTACCTTCTGGTTTACACACCCCTGAAGACGCGAACCCCCTGGTGCACCTTTCTGGGTGCGTTTCCCGGGGCGATGCCTCCTCTGGTCGGGTGGGTCGCCATCCGGGGGTCGATTTCCCTGGAGGCATGGGTTCTCTTCGGGATAGTTTTCCTGTGGCAGTTTCCGCACTTCCATTCCATTGCCATGATGTACCGGGAGGATTACGCCCGGGCCGGGATCCGCATGCTTCCCGTGGTCGAACCCGACGGCAAGGCCACGGGAAGGCAAATTGTTGGTTACACGCTGGCGCTGGTTCCGCTCAGC encodes the following:
- the cyoE gene encoding heme o synthase yields the protein MGRSRSILQTLTDYSELTKPNITFLVVLSSAAGFCLGTAGPLNYLRLFHLMAAVALLSSGIGALNQYMERDLDGRMRRTEQRPLPTGKISPLPALLFGMGITVAAEAYLAFVLNPLSALLGFLTLTTYLLVYTPLKTRTPWCTFLGAFPGAMPPLVGWVAIRGSISLEAWVLFGIVFLWQFPHFHSIAMMYREDYARAGIRMLPVVEPDGKATGRQIVGYTLALVPLSVMPAFLKISGTVYLAGAILLGLGFLYYAIRCAQDKTKVRARFLLQASVFYLPLLFGLMVLNQMG